Proteins from a single region of Spirochaetota bacterium:
- a CDS encoding helix-turn-helix domain-containing protein, whose translation MQERRIRKAYRMITENPTMKIREIAASLGYTDELYFSRVFAKRFSLAPSAVRENDPF comes from the coding sequence ATTCAGGAGCGGCGTATCAGGAAAGCCTATCGGATGATAACGGAGAACCCCACGATGAAGATACGCGAGATAGCCGCATCGCTCGGGTATACCGACGAGCTCTATTTCAGCCGCGTGTTCGCCAAGCGTTTCTCCCTGGCACCGAGCGCTGTGCGCGAGAACGATCCGTTCTGA
- a CDS encoding sugar-binding protein — translation MKKLIVIGIVAAYCFAQAPLPVPRIEFLFDGDLKNSGTLGGEGRCQNPVTGEEAGFGSGMMNGCLDLSRVRGGLADKANAHGGTVLFPAKGLEGSSMITIIGSFYPMTADDLPRCIVTMFPLKIYAQSGALICSVANMKNEVKYVGTKISVISNVPVMFACVLDSRNNTITAYQYKSRALVKTMMESGLPNGAVVSPGNLEVGNSGGIRPFKGFIDNVRIYDSILTETVISDIMAKDRSAYAEPSSLALNAAIAPVAAPAGAVSAASIPLPANRYIIDPAKGSPLTGWELIFFRPGVSGTLAPLNDADKHTARGDLAFEDKVKDNDAFVYARLSRNIEKLGAEGLSFSMLVSDTRIRCTVIVADQSGQNHSLDLKIPTGNEWQTIRLPFDKRVFINHWSGDNDGKIKFPVTSLSLLIYRGTLPSPGKAFLLIKDTAVYTRSVSPAAKFDLTIENEFPSGVAFVGDRAVYRVTVMHRMDGPTSAELGLRIKNDDGVLEEKQYPLSFTSGGETITKDIPLSAREPGYYGILASISENGQLFVRTKSALAVVNKPPNYGKEDSNSFYGLMAVNHDPEAAERIGCKNYREFFNFSGWTPQDPEKNTILATYDKRINAARAHGMQVVLCPEINYMSLPTNWGVHNTSDLLKPEVMQHYRNHIRFMVERYKDTVAAFEIQNEPDSEIAYLFNHSVEKGAEIYAAMVRVASEEIRKAAPNARILALDCGRDYRSFPGADEKQFPGDLKFAKAVMPQTKGMFDIHSGHPYSYSRIIRPGVKVEMPEDMNLRGLLMAAGDLMVKHGFPRRLWPTEFGYSILGTTEPPDEMSLLYAAALGQGMTICKSVPGLEKAFWFIFHWHNPTGDDYGLFSDNLSQRSPESPTSLKFPSPGAAVYAAHANILHDSKFVREIKLGDTFSAWRFDRADGKSAICLWSKHDGEYQLQFSGSSSVEAYNAYGKRVAQGPAIAATFSRLLTYFVAPINEADALERSMSTGKMSATQPLMVRKAGLSGDREVTVVLENTTGRPVKAVFELAGRTSEHDLSSSISNKIIVPLSRPVRPNEPLALSLTAEVMKKKVPIKTDFITAGYIAAPGIDGDISEASSLEALSLDNRNYLFPPDAEWKGTNDLSVTAYVGWNDEGLYFAARVLDNRHEVPFDGPKESWKSDSIQLGLDYECDSTHGYNADDREIGLVIGHSGGRASLYIANVYWGPCAALVAGGHKDGVTIYEALIPWKELRHEPPKAGKMMPFNFIVNENDGMGRSSWMGLTPGIGEGKAPINFRSFLFSK, via the coding sequence TTGACCTGAGCAGAGTACGCGGCGGACTTGCTGATAAAGCGAATGCTCACGGCGGCACCGTTCTCTTCCCGGCAAAGGGCCTCGAGGGCTCATCGATGATAACGATCATCGGATCGTTCTATCCAATGACAGCCGATGATCTCCCGCGCTGTATCGTAACCATGTTCCCGCTGAAGATCTATGCGCAAAGCGGCGCACTTATCTGTTCGGTCGCGAACATGAAGAACGAGGTCAAGTACGTCGGGACAAAAATATCGGTGATATCAAATGTTCCGGTGATGTTTGCCTGCGTTCTCGACAGCAGGAACAACACGATCACTGCGTATCAGTATAAGAGCAGAGCGCTGGTGAAGACGATGATGGAAAGCGGATTGCCGAACGGTGCTGTCGTAAGTCCCGGTAATCTTGAGGTAGGGAATTCGGGCGGGATACGTCCGTTCAAAGGGTTCATCGATAATGTCCGTATCTACGACAGCATTCTCACCGAAACTGTCATCTCGGATATCATGGCGAAGGACCGGAGTGCGTACGCTGAACCATCATCCCTTGCTTTGAACGCCGCAATTGCACCGGTCGCTGCCCCGGCGGGTGCCGTCAGCGCGGCATCTATTCCGCTTCCCGCGAACCGGTATATCATCGATCCGGCCAAAGGCAGTCCCCTTACCGGATGGGAACTCATCTTTTTCAGGCCCGGCGTCTCCGGAACACTGGCGCCGCTCAATGATGCGGACAAACACACCGCACGCGGTGACCTTGCCTTTGAAGACAAGGTGAAAGATAATGATGCGTTCGTATACGCACGGCTTTCACGGAATATCGAGAAGCTCGGGGCCGAAGGGCTCAGCTTTTCCATGCTTGTCTCGGACACACGCATCAGATGCACCGTGATAGTGGCCGATCAGAGCGGGCAGAATCATTCGCTCGATCTTAAGATACCGACGGGTAACGAATGGCAGACGATACGCCTTCCGTTCGACAAGCGGGTGTTCATCAATCACTGGAGCGGGGACAATGATGGGAAGATAAAATTCCCGGTCACATCGTTAAGCCTATTGATATACCGCGGCACGCTGCCGTCCCCGGGGAAAGCGTTCCTGCTCATCAAAGATACGGCCGTTTACACACGATCGGTGTCCCCTGCCGCAAAATTCGACCTTACGATCGAAAATGAATTCCCGAGCGGTGTTGCCTTTGTCGGGGATAGAGCGGTGTATCGCGTCACCGTGATGCATCGTATGGATGGACCGACGAGCGCGGAGCTCGGGCTTCGTATCAAGAACGATGACGGTGTCCTTGAAGAAAAACAATATCCGCTCTCGTTCACATCCGGGGGTGAGACTATCACGAAAGACATCCCCCTCTCAGCCCGGGAACCCGGTTATTACGGGATACTGGCAAGTATATCAGAGAATGGACAGCTTTTTGTGCGAACAAAAAGCGCACTTGCTGTTGTAAATAAACCCCCGAATTACGGCAAGGAGGACAGCAACAGTTTTTACGGGCTTATGGCGGTCAATCACGATCCGGAAGCTGCGGAGCGCATCGGCTGCAAGAATTACCGAGAGTTTTTCAATTTTTCCGGGTGGACGCCGCAGGACCCGGAAAAGAATACGATCCTGGCCACCTACGATAAACGGATCAATGCAGCACGCGCTCACGGGATGCAGGTAGTACTCTGTCCGGAGATAAACTATATGAGCCTGCCGACCAACTGGGGGGTGCATAACACGAGCGATCTGCTCAAGCCCGAGGTCATGCAGCATTATCGGAACCATATACGTTTCATGGTAGAACGATACAAGGATACAGTGGCGGCTTTTGAGATACAGAACGAGCCGGACAGCGAGATAGCATATCTCTTCAACCATTCGGTAGAAAAAGGCGCGGAGATCTACGCGGCCATGGTCCGTGTAGCGAGCGAGGAGATACGCAAGGCGGCGCCGAATGCCCGGATATTGGCATTGGACTGCGGGCGGGATTACCGGTCATTCCCCGGGGCCGATGAAAAACAATTCCCCGGCGATCTCAAATTCGCGAAGGCGGTCATGCCGCAGACGAAGGGGATGTTCGATATACACAGCGGCCATCCATACTCCTACAGCCGCATCATCCGTCCGGGTGTGAAGGTGGAGATGCCGGAGGATATGAATTTACGCGGCCTTTTAATGGCGGCGGGCGATCTCATGGTGAAGCACGGATTCCCGCGAAGGCTGTGGCCTACCGAGTTCGGATATTCTATACTCGGGACAACTGAGCCCCCGGATGAGATGTCGCTTCTGTACGCCGCAGCGCTCGGACAGGGGATGACGATCTGTAAATCCGTGCCGGGGCTTGAAAAGGCGTTCTGGTTCATTTTCCATTGGCATAATCCGACCGGGGATGACTACGGACTATTCAGTGATAATCTTTCGCAAAGGTCGCCTGAAAGTCCAACGTCACTGAAATTCCCCTCGCCGGGCGCGGCAGTATACGCGGCGCATGCAAACATCCTTCATGATTCAAAATTCGTCCGCGAAATAAAACTGGGCGATACGTTCTCCGCCTGGCGTTTTGACCGGGCCGACGGAAAATCGGCGATATGCCTCTGGTCGAAACATGATGGCGAATACCAGCTGCAGTTCAGCGGCTCATCGTCTGTCGAAGCGTATAATGCATACGGGAAACGCGTTGCGCAGGGCCCCGCCATAGCTGCCACGTTCTCAAGGCTTCTTACTTATTTCGTCGCGCCTATCAATGAGGCGGATGCGCTCGAACGATCGATGAGCACCGGGAAAATGAGCGCGACCCAGCCGCTGATGGTGCGGAAGGCAGGGCTTTCCGGCGACCGGGAAGTCACTGTTGTACTGGAGAACACCACGGGAAGACCGGTGAAGGCCGTTTTTGAACTGGCCGGCCGAACAAGCGAGCATGACCTTTCATCGAGTATCAGCAACAAGATCATCGTGCCTTTATCCCGACCGGTGCGACCCAATGAACCGCTTGCGCTTTCCCTTACAGCAGAAGTGATGAAGAAAAAAGTACCAATAAAGACTGACTTCATCACTGCGGGCTATATCGCCGCCCCGGGGATCGATGGCGATATCTCGGAGGCATCTTCGCTTGAAGCACTTTCGCTTGACAATCGCAACTATCTTTTCCCTCCCGATGCCGAATGGAAGGGGACGAATGATCTTTCTGTGACAGCCTATGTCGGCTGGAACGATGAGGGACTGTATTTTGCTGCTCGGGTATTGGATAACCGACATGAGGTCCCGTTCGACGGCCCCAAAGAATCATGGAAATCTGACAGCATACAGCTTGGCCTTGACTACGAATGCGACTCGACCCATGGATACAACGCCGATGACCGCGAGATAGGACTTGTCATCGGCCATAGCGGTGGCAGGGCGTCGCTTTACATCGCCAATGTCTATTGGGGTCCATGCGCGGCTTTGGTTGCCGGCGGGCACAAGGACGGTGTAACCATCTATGAAGCGCTCATTCCCTGGAAAGAGCTGCGACATGAACCGCCAAAGGCGGGGAAGATGATGCCGTTTAATTTTATCGTGAATGAGAACGACGGCATGGGACGCAGTTCCTGGATGGGGCTTACGCCGGGCATAGGCGAGGGAAAGGCGCCGATCAATTTCCGTTCGTTCCTGTTCTCGAAGTAG
- a CDS encoding uroporphyrinogen decarboxylase family protein has translation MNSADVTARYRRMRAVLNGERADRIPLPGDYTSVEYRMDTYHLGEPVLAAPGEVVVSNGGKVRTTADGGNWRQGDKELYRDHEDVLNAPLDRFEVEIVDERMRAEMRSVFTPSAANTFTMPQHYGTLVTRATLAFDWEPFLLASAVDEVRFAKILDRFGEASLAVISGWSSLEDVEAIRIHDDIASTKGLILSPVWLKKYVFPWYARFFKAVHDGGKKALHISDGNWFAALDDIMEAGADGVYIESSAMDPAQVMKACGEMTIYQVKTDNSVMDSGTPEEIRAELTSLRKLWERYPSIFMYHGGGGVVPENVAAFNRYYNELLCAQ, from the coding sequence ATGAACAGTGCAGATGTTACCGCCCGATATCGTCGAATGCGCGCCGTGCTGAATGGGGAGCGTGCCGACAGGATACCCCTTCCCGGCGATTACACGTCGGTCGAATACCGTATGGATACGTATCATCTTGGGGAGCCGGTACTTGCGGCCCCCGGAGAGGTCGTCGTTTCGAACGGCGGAAAAGTGCGCACCACAGCCGACGGCGGCAACTGGCGGCAGGGGGACAAAGAGCTTTATCGGGATCATGAAGATGTGCTCAATGCCCCGCTTGACCGCTTTGAGGTCGAAATCGTCGACGAGCGAATGCGTGCGGAAATGCGGTCGGTGTTCACACCTTCGGCTGCAAATACATTTACCATGCCGCAACACTACGGCACGCTCGTTACCCGTGCAACGCTTGCCTTCGACTGGGAGCCGTTCCTGCTCGCATCCGCCGTCGATGAGGTCCGTTTTGCGAAAATACTCGATCGCTTCGGTGAAGCATCGCTTGCCGTGATCAGCGGGTGGAGCTCGCTTGAAGATGTTGAAGCGATACGCATCCATGACGACATCGCCAGCACTAAGGGACTCATACTCAGCCCGGTATGGCTGAAAAAATATGTATTCCCATGGTATGCCCGGTTCTTCAAGGCGGTGCACGATGGCGGAAAAAAGGCGCTCCATATTTCCGACGGCAACTGGTTCGCCGCACTGGACGACATAATGGAAGCGGGCGCCGACGGCGTGTATATCGAATCATCGGCCATGGACCCTGCACAGGTGATGAAGGCGTGCGGAGAAATGACCATCTATCAGGTGAAGACGGATAATAGCGTTATGGATTCGGGAACACCGGAAGAGATACGCGCGGAACTCACCTCTTTGCGCAAATTGTGGGAGCGCTATCCGTCGATATTCATGTATCACGGCGGCGGGGGTGTTGTCCCGGAGAATGTCGCTGCGTTCAATAGGTACTATAATGAACTGTTGTGCGCGCAGTGA